From Candidatus Hydrogenedentota bacterium:
GGTGTTGGTGTTTTTGTCCCTGCCGGGCGCGGCATTTGCCGAGGATGTGCTGAATCCCGGCGACACGGCCTGGGTGCTGGTGGCCTCGGCGCTGGTGCTCTTCATGATGATTCCGGGCCTTGCGCTCTTTTACGGGGGGCTGGTCCGCACGAAAAACGTGCTTTCCGTGCTCATGCAGTGCTTCGCCATCACGGCCCTGGTGTCGCTGCTTTGGCTGGCTTACGGCTACAGCCTGGCCTTTGACACCACCGGCATGGTGGAGGGGAAAGTGGGCCTCCACAGTTTCATCGGCGGCCTTTCCAAGGCGTTCATGCGGGGGGTGACGCCGGACAGTCTGTGGGGCGGCATCCCCGAGCCCGTGTTCTTTGTGTTTCAGTTGACCTTTGCCGTCATCACGCCGGGTCTGATCATCGGCGCCTTCGCCGAGCGGATGCGCTTCTCCGCCGTGCTGTGGTTCTCGGGGCTCTGGTTCACGCTGGTGTACCTTCCCGTCTGCCACATGGTCTGGGGCGGGCCGGGCGCCTTCTTTGCGGACCTGGGCGTGCTGGACTTCGCGGGCGGAATCGTGGTTCATCTCACCGCCGGCGTGTCCGCCCTGCTCACGGCGATTATGGTTGGAAAAAGAAGAGGCTACGGCACGACACCCATGGTGCCCCACAACCTGACCCTGACCCTCGCGGGCACGGGCATGCTCTGGGTGGGGTGGTTCGGCTTCAACGGCGGCAGCGCCCTGGCGGCCAACGGCCAGGCCGGCATGGCGGTGGTCGTGACCCAGATCGCGCCCAGCGCGGCGGCCCTCACCTGGATGGCCGTCGAATGGATACAGGGCGGGCGGCCCAGCGCCCTGGGCTTCGCCACCGGCGCCATTGCCGGGCTGGCGGCGGTCACCCCGGCCTCCGGCACCATCGGCCCCTTCGGCGCCGTGGTCATCGGC
This genomic window contains:
- a CDS encoding ammonium transporter, yielding MESLKGSGGWFARFGLAVLVFLSLPGAAFAEDVLNPGDTAWVLVASALVLFMMIPGLALFYGGLVRTKNVLSVLMQCFAITALVSLLWLAYGYSLAFDTTGMVEGKVGLHSFIGGLSKAFMRGVTPDSLWGGIPEPVFFVFQLTFAVITPGLIIGAFAERMRFSAVLWFSGLWFTLVYLPVCHMVWGGPGAFFADLGVLDFAGGIVVHLTAGVSALLTAIMVGKRRGYGTTPMVPHNLTLTLAGTGMLWVGWFGFNGGSALAANGQAGMAVVVTQIAPSAAALTWMAVEWIQGGRPSALGFATGAIAGLAAVTPASGTIGPFGAVVIGVASGLICNWASTSFKRAMGYDDALDVVGVHGVGGALGAILVGVFSASLFGGNGAGHGILKQVGVQLFAGGIVLVYSALVSYVLLKAIDAALGLRVNDEEEVTGLDVTQHKEVGYDF